A region from the Azospirillaceae bacterium genome encodes:
- a CDS encoding FAD-binding protein yields MTILVIAEPSTDGVKAPTLTTLGAAAKIGGDVHVLVLGKDGAATAQVAGVAKVLVADGAEYAHGLAENVAPLVVSLTQAGGYGHVLAPSTTFGKNVAPRVAALLDVAQISDIIGVEGPDTFNRPIYAGNAIATVQSIDPVKVATVRGTAFEPVAATGGSAAVEAASGTGDAGLSKFVSQEVSKSERPELTSARVIVSGGRGMQSGDNFPLLEALADKLGAAVGASRAAVDAGFVPNDYQVGQTGKIVAPELYIAVGISGAIQHLAGMKDSKVIVAINKDEEAPIFQIADYGLVADLFKAVPELTGEV; encoded by the coding sequence ATGACCATTCTTGTTATCGCGGAGCCGTCGACGGACGGTGTGAAGGCCCCGACGCTGACCACCCTGGGGGCGGCGGCCAAGATCGGCGGCGACGTGCATGTGCTGGTGCTGGGCAAGGACGGTGCTGCCACGGCCCAGGTGGCCGGTGTTGCCAAGGTGCTGGTGGCCGATGGGGCGGAATACGCCCACGGCCTGGCGGAGAACGTGGCCCCGCTGGTGGTCAGCCTGACCCAGGCCGGTGGCTACGGCCACGTGCTGGCGCCCTCCACCACCTTCGGCAAGAACGTGGCGCCGCGCGTGGCGGCCCTGCTGGACGTGGCGCAGATCAGCGACATCATCGGGGTGGAGGGTCCCGACACCTTCAACCGCCCGATCTATGCCGGCAACGCCATCGCCACGGTGCAGTCCATCGACCCCGTGAAGGTGGCCACCGTGCGCGGCACGGCGTTCGAGCCGGTGGCGGCCACGGGCGGCAGTGCGGCGGTCGAGGCCGCCAGCGGCACGGGCGACGCCGGCCTGTCCAAGTTCGTCAGCCAGGAAGTGTCGAAGTCGGAGCGGCCGGAGCTGACCAGCGCGCGGGTGATTGTCTCCGGCGGTCGCGGCATGCAGTCGGGCGACAACTTCCCCCTGCTGGAGGCCCTGGCCGACAAGCTGGGTGCGGCGGTGGGCGCAAGCCGCGCGGCGGTGGATGCTGGCTTCGTGCCCAACGACTACCAGGTCGGTCAGACCGGCAAGATCGTGGCGCCGGAACTGTACATCGCGGTTGGCATCTCGGGCGCCATCCAGCACCTGGCCGGCATGAAGGACAGCAAGGTCATCGTCGCCATCAACAAGGACGAAGAGGCGCCGATCTTCCAGATCGCCGACTACGGCCTGGTCGCCGACCTGTTCAAGGCCGTGCCGGAACTGACCGGCGAGGTCTGA
- a CDS encoding electron transfer flavoprotein subunit beta/FixA family protein, which translates to MKVLVAVKRVVDYNVKVRVKSDGTGVETANVKMSMNPFDEIAVEEAVRLKEAGKATEIVVVSVGPTQAQETLRTALAMGADRAILVQTDAETQPLGVAKALKALAEKEQPGLVILGKQAIDDDANQTGQMLAALLGWAQGTFASKVVPAEGTVAVTREIDGGLETVELKLPAVVTTDLRLNEPRYASLPNIMKAKKKPLEVVDAGSLGVDLSPRLKTLKVVEPPKRAGGVKVGSVAELVAKLKTEARVI; encoded by the coding sequence ATGAAGGTCCTGGTCGCGGTCAAGCGGGTCGTTGACTACAACGTGAAGGTCCGTGTGAAGTCGGACGGCACGGGTGTTGAGACGGCCAACGTCAAGATGTCGATGAACCCGTTCGACGAGATCGCGGTTGAGGAGGCGGTCCGCCTGAAAGAGGCGGGCAAGGCCACCGAGATCGTGGTGGTGAGCGTGGGCCCGACACAGGCGCAGGAAACGCTGCGCACGGCGTTGGCCATGGGTGCGGATCGCGCCATCCTGGTGCAGACCGATGCGGAGACGCAGCCGCTGGGCGTGGCCAAGGCGCTGAAGGCGCTGGCCGAGAAGGAACAGCCCGGCCTGGTGATCCTGGGCAAGCAGGCGATCGACGACGACGCCAACCAGACCGGCCAGATGCTGGCCGCATTGCTGGGCTGGGCCCAGGGCACCTTCGCCAGCAAGGTGGTGCCGGCTGAAGGCACCGTGGCCGTGACCCGCGAGATCGACGGCGGCCTGGAGACGGTTGAGCTGAAGCTGCCGGCGGTGGTGACCACCGACCTGCGCCTGAATGAGCCGCGCTACGCCTCCCTGCCCAACATCATGAAGGCGAAGAAGAAGCCGCTTGAGGTGGTGGATGCCGGATCCTTGGGTGTGGACCTCAGCCCGCGCCTGAAGACGCTGAAGGTGGTTGAGCCGCCCAAGCGCGCCGGTGGGGTGAAGGTGGGTTCCGTTGCGGAACTGGTGGCCAAGCTGAAGACCGAAGCGCGGGTGATCTGA